A region from the Salvia splendens isolate huo1 chromosome 15, SspV2, whole genome shotgun sequence genome encodes:
- the LOC121768643 gene encoding transcription factor bHLH52-like, with amino-acid sequence MALSYYNSNWDSFAPAELGVDLFNPDDYLVDPIDAFCNSLLSDDLPFADDGIPFDFDHLNSNYFQYNNEPFPHFPKRQKLCDSHPFYQDYSIPEFVLPPPPPLPAFPAAGFSMGSCESVRVNKEESLSAQTVAARQRRRRITAKTQELGKLVPGGQKMNTAEMLQSAYKYIKFLQAQVGLLEFLKKVNEEEASSEGEEVFQKLLESPLIQEKLYSTEHCLIPQKLLEKHPIDICWKRDH; translated from the exons ATGGCGTTGAGCTACTACAACTCCAACTGGGACTCCTTTGCGCCGGCGGAATTAGGTGTTGATCTCTTCAACCCCGACGATTACTTGGTGGACCCCATCGACGCCTTCTGCAACTCTCTCCTCTCCGACGACTTACCTTTCGCCGATGATGGAATTCCCTTCGATTTCGATCATCTCAACTCCAACTACTTCCAATATAACAATGAGCCCTTTCCCCATTTCCCCAAACGCCAAAAGCTCTGCGATTCCCACCCATTCTACCAAGATTACTCCATCCCGGAATTTGTgcttcctccgccgccgccgctacCAGCATTTCCGGCGGCGGGTTTCAGCATGGGGAGCTGCGAGAGCGTGAGGGTCAACAAAGAGGAGAGCTTGTCCGCGCAGACCGTCGCGGCGAGGCAGAGGCGGCGGAGGATCACGGCGAAGACGCAGGAGCTCGGGAAGCTGGTTCCCGGCGGCCAGAAGATGAACACGGCGGAGATGCTGCAATCCGCCTACAAATACATCAAATTCTTGCAGGCCCAAGTTGGACTACTCGAATTCCTCAAG AAGGTCAACGAAGAAGAAGCATCGTCTGAAGGTGAAGAAGTGTTCCAGAAGCTTCTAGAATCTCCGTTGATTCAAGAGAAACTATACTCCACTGAGCATTGCTTGATTCCACAGAAGCTGTTGGAAAAGCATCCAATCGACATTTGCTGGAAAAGGGATCATTGA